From Halorussus lipolyticus:
GCCGGCCGAAGGGGGCGGCGTTCAGGCCCTGATTCAGGAGCGTGTCGAAGACGAGTTCCCCGTTCTGGCGCTCCATCCCGGTCTCGTTGACCGTGGCGTCGGTGGTGCAGACGACCTCGTAGCCCTCCTCGCCGGTCAGCGCGTCGGTCCGAATCACGGTGACGCCCACCTCGGCCATCCGACCGCGGACGAAGGATAGGTGGCCGTCCGGCGCGCTCGCGCCGTTGAGGACGCTGGCTATCTTCTCGGTCGCCTTCGGGCCGTGGACGCCGAACACCGCGAAGTCGTCGCTGGCGACGGAAATCTCGACGTTCTGGAGGAACACCTTGTCGCGCCACTCCGACGCGAGGTCGGCGGCCTCACCCGGCGGGACGAACAGCAGGAGTTGCTCGCCGGCGTTGTAGACGTACATGTCCAACTCGATGCCGCCCTGCGGGTCGAGCAGGAGGGCGTAACACCCCTCGCCGTCGGCCTCGGGCACGTCGTTCGAGACCACGTTGTCCACGTAGTCCACTCGGTCCTCGCCCGTGACGACCACCACGCCGTAGGGCATCTCGGTGACGCCGACGACCTGCCGGACCGCGCCGTGAGCGCGCGCCGGTCGGCCGTAGTCCGCGGGAATCTTTCGCCCGCCCACGTCGGTCCACTCCGCCCCGAGGTCGTCCTGCTGGTCCTCGATGACTGTCATTGCCTCGGGTTCGGGTCGGGACGGGGTTAAAGGGTGGGAATCCGAAAGGAGCGAGATTCTAGCTCGGGTTCATTTCGAGATTTTCCGGTCGGCGTGCGCTTGGTGGACCTTTTTGCTCGGCGCGCGCTGACCCGACCCGAAGGAGTCGGGCCAACCGCGCGAGGTCGTCGGGAACGAAGTGACCGACTGCTCGGCAGACGCGGTTCGTCTGCCGGTGGACGGCGGCCGCGGATGTGGCCGCCGAGGTT
This genomic window contains:
- a CDS encoding aminomethyltransferase family protein, whose translation is MTVIEDQQDDLGAEWTDVGGRKIPADYGRPARAHGAVRQVVGVTEMPYGVVVVTGEDRVDYVDNVVSNDVPEADGEGCYALLLDPQGGIELDMYVYNAGEQLLLFVPPGEAADLASEWRDKVFLQNVEISVASDDFAVFGVHGPKATEKIASVLNGASAPDGHLSFVRGRMAEVGVTVIRTDALTGEEGYEVVCTTDATVNETGMERQNGELVFDTLLNQGLNAAPFGRRTWESLTLEAGTPLFETELAGRIPNVVGLRNAVDFDKGCFVGQEVVSRVENRGQPSQRLVGLLPEEVPDSGAAVFRGDESVGEVTRAVESPDREEPIAFAAVDFDVEASADEGGDAELAVRVGGEEVPAEIASLPFVEGSDRSARVPEY